A single Populus nigra chromosome 13, ddPopNigr1.1, whole genome shotgun sequence DNA region contains:
- the LOC133670840 gene encoding patatin-like protein 2, giving the protein MQIPTSPPQPPTHRNQITVLSIDGGGIRGIIPGTILAFLESELQKLDGADARLADYFDVISGTSTGGLVTAMLTAPNERNHPLFAAKDINNFYLENCPKIFPQDGSPFASAANLVKTLTGPKYDGKFLHSIVKEKLGDTWLQLLTNIVIPTFDIKRLQPAIFSNYQVKNNPSTDALLSDICIGTSAAPTYLPAHYFETKDPSGKVREFNLIDGGVAANNPVLVAISEVSKAINRESPDSFRINPMEYGRFLVLSLGTGTAKSEAKYDADEAAKWGIFGWLTSDHSSPLVDVFTQASGEMVDFHISTVFQALDSEENYLRIQDDTLTGTLSSVDVATKENLENLVKVGEKLLEKPVSRVNLATGVFEPINKMTNEEALTKFAKLLSREKQLREVRSSFFGKASASKL; this is encoded by the exons ATGCAAATTCCAACATCCCCTCCTCAACCTCCAACACATAGAAACCAAATCACCGTTCTCAGCATTGATGGAGGTGGAATAAGAGGCATTATACCAGGAACTATCCTTGCCTTTTTAGAGTCTGAGCTTCAG AAGCTGGATGGTGCAGATGCAAGACTTGCAGACTACTTTGATGTGATTTCCGGGACCAGCACTGGTGGCCTCGTGACTGCTATGCTAACTGCCCCTAATGAGCGAAACCACCCTTTGTTTGCTGCTAAAGACATTAACAACTTCTACTTAGAGAATTGTCCTAAAATCTTTCCCCAAGACGG ATCTCCATTTGCTTCAGCTGCAAATCTTGTCAAGACATTGACTGGACCAAAGTATGATGGCAAATTCTTGCATAGCATTGTCAAGGAAAAGTTGGGGGATACATGGTTGCAACTTTTGACAAATATTgtgatcccaacttttgacatcAAGCGCCTCCAGCCAGCTATCTTTTCTAACTATCAGGTGAAGAATAACCCATCAACGGATGCCCTTTTGTCCGATATCTGCATTGGAACTTCAGCTGCCCCGACTTATCTTCCTGCCCATTATTTTGAAACCAAAGATCCATCCGGCAAAGTTAGAGAATTCAATCTTATTGATGGTGGTGTGGCAGCAAACAATCCAGT GTTAGTTGCCATAAGTGAAGTTTCAAAAGCCATCAATAGGGAGAGTCCTGACTCCTTCCGCATAAACCCAATGGAATATGGTCGATTTCTAGTCCTGTCGTTGGGCACTGGTACAGCAAAATCGGAAGCAAAGTATGATGCAGATGAAGCAGCCAAGTGGGGTATCTTTGGATGGTTGACTAGTGATCATTCTTCTCCATTAGTGGATGTTTTTACACAAGCTAGTGGTGAGATGGTTGATTTTCATATTTCAACTGTTTTTCAAGCCCTTGACTCTGAAGAAAATTATCTTCGAATTCAG GATGACACATTGACTGGAACACTTTCATCCGTGGATGTTGCTACAAAAGAGAATTTGGAAAATCTTGTGAAAGTGGGTGAGAAATTACTGGAGAAACCAGTTTCAAGAGTGAATTTGGCTACTGGAGTCTTTGAACCTATTAATAAGATGACTAATGAAGAGGCTCTCACAAA GTTTGCTAAATTACTCTCAAGGGAGAAGCAACTTCGTGAAGTTAGGTCATCATTTTTTGGAAAAGCTTCTGCTTCAAAATTATGA